A single Saccharolobus shibatae B12 DNA region contains:
- a CDS encoding ABC transporter substrate-binding protein, protein MRSHKIFTGLSRTLIAIIVVVIVVIGIAVGILLANHPSSNNISTTTTSSSILSTTTSSSTSSSTSPLTSVSTPSGITVEEAAAPVSVDPASSYDIAGGEIIQNVYQTLVFYNGTNTSSFIGVLAENWTVENNGTTYIFHLWPFITFSNGNPLNATDVWFSIYRTMLINLGISIYTSQALAVNNGLGFVGKLPNGKYGTIMLPNGVLQALEYAGYNFSSNKTIAMEQAAYDLAYILSHFNVSNATIQKVMSYPHQAVVVIDPYTVEFNLDYPYSAFLAALSTSTGAIVDPVFVDENGGVQIDTSNTYLSTHALGSGPYVLETPIGGSYVVLNASPNYWASKVPTKDLNPMLETPKIKTIIIDYQTNEAVRILDLQQGKAQISQIDVINLQELIGSSAAQQLQNLINGKTFPSTYTSGNVTIYIWGPSAQIDFLAIDAYQYPFNITAVRLAIAHAINPVQIQQQVYKGFAINYVGPLDPSLPYYNSSIIGYTYNPSLSIQLLEEAGFKLTLPNGTIVNPNGKPFPTITLTYQTGSTALQDEALLIQQQLAQIGITVQLNPESAVTIVESYLNPPNSSAYPAFQLAGNFPPVLSPIDPVIYLLSQARLHHGNPAFVDNSTINQLIVEAVRTSNPQQLQHIYNEITLLTLAQAQYVWLDDFLAYTVASSSIHGFWYSPGLDGLFYADLY, encoded by the coding sequence ATGAGGTCTCATAAGATATTCACAGGCTTAAGTAGAACCTTAATTGCAATAATAGTTGTTGTAATTGTTGTAATTGGAATAGCTGTTGGAATATTATTAGCTAATCACCCATCTAGTAATAACATAAGCACTACTACAACTTCTTCTAGTATTCTCTCTACAACCACCTCATCATCAACATCTTCCTCAACATCTCCTCTCACTAGCGTTTCAACACCTTCTGGTATTACCGTGGAAGAAGCTGCAGCACCAGTAAGTGTGGATCCGGCAAGTAGTTATGATATAGCGGGTGGGGAAATTATTCAGAATGTTTATCAAACTTTAGTATTTTATAATGGGACTAATACATCTTCCTTTATTGGGGTTTTGGCAGAAAATTGGACTGTAGAGAACAATGGTACTACTTACATCTTCCATCTATGGCCCTTTATTACTTTCAGTAATGGTAATCCTCTTAACGCTACAGACGTATGGTTTTCAATATATAGGACGATGCTTATTAATTTAGGTATATCAATTTATACTAGTCAAGCTTTAGCTGTTAATAATGGTCTCGGTTTTGTAGGAAAACTACCTAACGGGAAATACGGTACAATAATGCTACCTAACGGTGTACTACAGGCATTAGAGTACGCTGGATATAATTTTTCATCGAATAAAACTATCGCTATGGAACAGGCTGCATATGATTTGGCATATATTTTATCCCATTTTAATGTAAGCAATGCCACAATTCAAAAGGTAATGTCATATCCTCATCAGGCAGTAGTAGTTATCGATCCATATACCGTAGAGTTTAATTTAGATTACCCATATTCAGCATTTCTAGCTGCACTTTCCACAAGTACTGGGGCTATAGTAGATCCAGTTTTTGTTGACGAAAATGGCGGAGTTCAAATTGACACTTCTAACACTTATCTTTCCACTCATGCTTTAGGCTCTGGACCATATGTTCTGGAAACTCCAATAGGAGGATCTTACGTAGTGCTAAATGCTAGTCCTAACTATTGGGCAAGTAAAGTCCCTACAAAAGATCTAAATCCGATGTTGGAGACACCTAAGATTAAGACGATAATTATAGATTATCAAACTAACGAGGCAGTAAGAATATTAGACTTACAGCAAGGGAAAGCGCAAATTTCTCAGATTGACGTGATAAACTTACAAGAGCTAATAGGTAGCTCTGCTGCGCAACAACTTCAGAATCTAATTAATGGAAAGACGTTTCCATCAACCTATACCAGTGGTAATGTGACAATTTATATTTGGGGGCCTTCTGCACAAATAGACTTCTTGGCAATAGATGCATATCAATACCCATTTAACATAACAGCAGTAAGATTAGCCATAGCACATGCAATAAATCCTGTACAAATTCAACAACAGGTCTATAAGGGCTTTGCAATAAACTATGTGGGACCTTTAGACCCGTCATTACCATACTATAACTCATCAATAATAGGCTACACGTACAATCCCTCCCTTTCAATACAACTACTAGAAGAGGCAGGATTCAAATTGACACTACCCAATGGGACTATAGTAAATCCAAATGGAAAACCTTTCCCAACAATTACCTTAACCTATCAAACTGGTAGTACAGCCCTACAAGATGAAGCATTACTGATTCAACAACAGCTAGCTCAAATAGGAATAACAGTTCAGCTAAATCCCGAATCCGCAGTAACAATAGTAGAATCGTATCTAAATCCGCCCAATTCATCAGCATATCCTGCCTTCCAATTAGCCGGTAACTTCCCTCCAGTGCTCAGCCCAATAGACCCAGTAATATACTTACTCTCTCAAGCTAGATTACACCACGGAAATCCGGCTTTCGTAGATAATAGTACAATTAATCAATTAATCGTAGAGGCTGTAAGAACCAGTAACCCCCAGCAATTACAGCATATATATAATGAAATAACTTTACTAACCTTAGCACAAGCGCAGTACGTATGGTTAGATGACTTTTTAGCCTATACGGTAGCATCGTCAAGTATTCATGGATTCTGGTATAGCCCCGGATTAGATGGTTTATTCTATGCTGACTTATACTGA
- a CDS encoding ABC transporter permease produces MIFYKFLIKRVIEAFLVIMAELIIVFYLANIAAPNPASVWAGPEASPEQIQIVTELYHLNQPWYIQLYYYLGNFFTGNWGISPLYQTPVISLIEEYLPVTIELAIIALILKIILEILLGILSALSPNGLLDNSIRVVYTITRSAPPFIVALLLLLTLSYYFHVFPSSYYLNPILALHESKFYIQIGGHKYYFWFIDNMPILNSLLVGDIPAFVSALDHSILPALALTLFGFGGIVRLTRNSMLEVLNTDYIKTARAKGLKERIVITKHALRNALLPSITLISVIFAGLMQGSLVVETIFNYYGIGYLVAESLLNLDTPTLIAATVVITIVVVISNLVADISYALLDPRIREAL; encoded by the coding sequence ATGATTTTTTATAAATTCTTAATCAAGAGAGTTATTGAGGCTTTCTTAGTAATAATGGCTGAACTTATTATAGTTTTTTATTTAGCAAATATCGCAGCTCCTAATCCAGCATCAGTTTGGGCGGGCCCGGAAGCCTCACCAGAACAAATCCAAATTGTAACTGAGCTTTATCATTTAAATCAACCCTGGTATATCCAGCTTTACTATTATTTAGGCAATTTCTTTACTGGAAATTGGGGAATATCACCATTATATCAAACCCCAGTTATATCATTGATAGAGGAGTACTTACCGGTTACAATAGAACTAGCAATTATCGCCTTAATCCTAAAGATAATTCTTGAAATATTACTAGGAATCTTATCTGCTTTGAGTCCTAATGGTCTATTAGATAATTCTATAAGAGTAGTATATACTATAACAAGAAGTGCACCCCCATTTATAGTAGCATTATTACTACTCCTTACCCTTTCCTATTACTTTCACGTATTCCCATCTTCATATTACTTGAATCCGATCCTAGCCTTACATGAGAGTAAGTTTTACATCCAAATAGGAGGGCATAAATATTATTTCTGGTTCATAGATAACATGCCAATTTTGAATTCATTACTTGTAGGTGATATTCCAGCTTTCGTATCTGCGTTAGATCATTCCATATTACCAGCCTTAGCCCTCACACTATTCGGCTTTGGAGGGATAGTTAGGCTCACCAGAAACTCAATGCTTGAAGTCTTAAATACGGACTATATAAAGACTGCTAGAGCTAAAGGTCTAAAAGAGAGAATAGTAATAACGAAACATGCGTTAAGGAATGCGTTATTACCCTCTATAACACTTATAAGTGTAATTTTTGCTGGTCTAATGCAGGGAAGCCTAGTAGTGGAGACCATCTTCAACTACTACGGAATTGGTTATTTAGTAGCTGAAAGCTTACTAAACTTAGATACACCAACGTTAATAGCAGCTACAGTTGTGATAACAATTGTAGTTGTAATATCGAATCTCGTCGCAGACATTTCCTATGCATTATTAGATCCTAGGATAAGGGAAGCGCTGTGA
- a CDS encoding ABC transporter permease: MNLKDITKNMNLTVGLIIILSFLVLTIISTADLHILTPYNPNQLNFSQANLPPSSNHIFGTDQEGRDVFTRSLAALRIDFSIPFLIVGISMVIGTIIGILSGFFGGLLDEALMRITDIFLAFPGILLALAISEILGSTHLSLRLYLSALALAIVNWPIYARLVRAQILQVKNMPYITLAKVAGLNNFQIIKKHIIPHLVSLLLVYTTLDVGTIILNYSILAFFGLGAPPPTPELGRMVYDGLSALPQNWWSSIFPAIIITLMALGYSLAGDGLRDILDPRLGERTNV, from the coding sequence GTGAACCTAAAGGATATAACCAAAAATATGAACTTAACCGTAGGACTGATTATAATTCTCTCCTTCTTAGTCCTAACAATAATTTCTACAGCTGATTTGCACATACTAACACCATATAATCCGAATCAACTCAATTTCAGTCAAGCCAACTTACCTCCCTCTTCCAATCACATCTTCGGTACGGACCAAGAAGGTAGAGATGTTTTTACTAGATCTTTGGCGGCTTTACGTATAGACTTCTCAATACCTTTCCTAATCGTAGGTATCTCCATGGTCATAGGTACTATAATAGGGATTTTAAGCGGGTTCTTCGGTGGACTATTGGATGAGGCTCTAATGAGAATTACAGATATATTCTTAGCGTTCCCAGGGATATTATTGGCCTTGGCAATAAGTGAGATCCTAGGGAGTACCCATCTATCACTAAGACTTTATTTAAGTGCGTTGGCCTTGGCTATTGTAAATTGGCCGATTTACGCTAGGTTAGTAAGAGCACAAATCTTGCAAGTAAAGAACATGCCGTATATAACCTTAGCTAAGGTAGCCGGGCTAAATAATTTTCAGATAATAAAAAAGCATATAATTCCACACCTAGTCTCTCTATTATTAGTCTATACTACGTTGGATGTGGGTACAATAATATTAAATTACTCCATTTTAGCGTTCTTCGGATTAGGAGCTCCACCGCCCACTCCGGAACTAGGCAGAATGGTCTATGATGGCCTCTCAGCACTTCCACAAAACTGGTGGTCATCAATATTTCCCGCAATAATCATAACGCTAATGGCCTTAGGCTACTCATTAGCAGGAGATGGGTTAAGAGATATATTGGATCCAAGATTAGGTGAGAGGACAAATGTCTAA
- a CDS encoding ABC transporter ATP-binding protein, with amino-acid sequence MSNKLLSLENLWITYYKGNKSAYAVRGVSLEVNYNQVVGIVGESGSGKSTLGHSIIGLLPNNARVEKGKIIFEEMDLARINKSDFYKFRGKRGIFMIFQDPMTSLNPTIKVKEQLVEIIKNRSNENSVDTLSHWFIGKVNKSEIVRDEKQLIESLKKVGFRNPNEILDKYPYQLSGGERQRIMIAMAYLLKPKLLIADEPTTALDVITQAQVLKMLLELKEEYKTAIIFISHDITLVSQISDKVIVMYGGIVMEEASSEEILKNPLNPYTKGLVASIPNYFKGEGKISSIPGFPPNIFELPQGCPFNPRCNLAMSVCKSQLPKLKSIGESHSVACHLYS; translated from the coding sequence ATGTCTAATAAACTACTATCATTGGAGAATTTGTGGATAACTTACTACAAGGGGAATAAATCTGCATATGCAGTGAGAGGAGTGAGTTTAGAGGTCAATTACAATCAAGTCGTAGGCATTGTTGGTGAAAGCGGTTCTGGAAAATCAACCTTAGGCCACTCCATAATAGGTTTGCTGCCTAATAATGCGAGGGTTGAAAAAGGTAAAATCATTTTCGAAGAGATGGATCTAGCTAGGATAAACAAAAGTGATTTCTATAAATTCAGAGGCAAAAGGGGGATCTTTATGATATTTCAAGACCCCATGACAAGCTTAAATCCTACAATAAAAGTTAAGGAGCAATTGGTAGAAATAATAAAGAACAGGTCCAATGAAAATAGTGTAGATACCTTAAGCCACTGGTTTATCGGTAAAGTAAATAAAAGCGAGATAGTTAGAGATGAGAAGCAACTAATAGAATCCCTAAAGAAAGTTGGTTTTAGGAACCCTAATGAGATTCTAGATAAGTATCCGTACCAGCTTTCTGGAGGGGAAAGACAGAGAATAATGATAGCGATGGCTTATCTATTAAAACCTAAACTACTCATAGCTGATGAGCCTACTACAGCCTTAGATGTAATAACTCAAGCACAAGTATTGAAAATGCTATTAGAACTAAAGGAAGAATATAAAACGGCGATTATCTTTATAAGCCATGACATTACATTAGTGAGCCAAATCAGTGATAAGGTAATTGTTATGTATGGAGGAATTGTCATGGAGGAAGCTAGTTCCGAGGAAATACTTAAGAATCCCCTTAATCCATATACTAAGGGACTAGTTGCATCAATACCCAATTACTTCAAAGGGGAGGGTAAAATATCTTCAATACCAGGCTTTCCTCCAAATATATTTGAACTACCTCAAGGTTGTCCATTTAACCCGAGGTGTAATTTGGCAATGTCAGTTTGTAAATCTCAATTACCTAAATTGAAAAGCATAGGTGAGTCTCACAGTGTCGCATGCCACCTCTATAGTTGA
- a CDS encoding ABC transporter ATP-binding protein, whose translation MSHATSIVEIENLRVSYKVKEGKKIAIDNVTLSISKGETLAVLGESGSGKTTLGLAILKLVKVDKGKIYFKGNDITSLKEKEMREIRKLMQLVPQDPYSSMNPKLRIKDIVGEPLLTNPDNVINKIRNSLEQVGLDPSITERYPHELSGGQRQRVLIARALISNPEFIVLDEPTSNLDVSIQAQILNLLLDLQIQKNLTYLFITHNISVAKYMADRIAILYHGKLVEIGKSKSVIMKSLHPYTTKLIEAVPSNGYKAKIREFEISEADDSKNQSKGCIYFSRCPFAKDICKVKEPQLRTIDNDHMVACHLYT comes from the coding sequence GTGTCGCATGCCACCTCTATAGTTGAAATAGAAAACCTAAGAGTCAGTTATAAGGTAAAAGAAGGGAAGAAGATTGCAATAGATAACGTAACATTGAGTATTAGTAAAGGAGAGACTCTGGCAGTATTAGGTGAGTCTGGAAGTGGAAAAACCACACTAGGATTAGCCATACTTAAATTAGTTAAAGTTGATAAGGGGAAGATTTACTTTAAGGGAAATGACATAACCAGCTTAAAGGAAAAGGAAATGAGGGAAATAAGGAAGCTAATGCAATTGGTACCCCAAGATCCTTACTCTAGCATGAACCCAAAATTGAGAATAAAGGATATAGTTGGGGAACCCTTACTGACTAATCCGGATAATGTAATAAATAAAATCCGCAATAGCCTAGAACAAGTAGGATTAGATCCATCAATTACGGAGAGATATCCACATGAGTTATCTGGAGGACAAAGACAAAGAGTACTAATAGCTAGGGCGTTAATTAGCAACCCAGAATTTATAGTATTAGATGAGCCAACGTCCAACTTAGATGTATCAATACAAGCACAAATCTTAAACCTATTACTAGATTTGCAAATACAGAAAAATCTAACTTATCTATTTATCACACACAACATATCCGTAGCTAAATATATGGCTGATAGAATAGCAATACTATATCACGGAAAACTAGTTGAAATAGGGAAAAGCAAAAGTGTGATTATGAAATCGCTCCACCCATACACCACAAAGCTTATTGAAGCAGTACCATCAAACGGATATAAAGCTAAAATAAGGGAATTCGAAATTTCAGAGGCAGATGATTCGAAGAACCAATCAAAAGGTTGTATTTACTTTTCCAGATGTCCATTTGCGAAAGACATATGTAAAGTAAAAGAGCCACAGTTAAGAACTATTGATAACGACCACATGGTAGCTTGTCATTTATACACTTGA
- a CDS encoding PaREP1 family protein, with translation MEELIKKAREKGIDVEDLLIREISKDDPQEGIRLRLEIAEKYMAEAYDYLKKGDPIQASEKAYKVAEEIVKALAEKFKTEEYRQAIVEGRWYTYLLASTTNDLSKRVGDWISDGWNAGYVLHVWGFHEGKLSVDKIIVNIEKIKKMLENAKNILMS, from the coding sequence ATGGAAGAGTTAATAAAAAAGGCTAGAGAGAAAGGCATTGACGTAGAAGATCTACTGATTAGAGAAATATCTAAGGATGACCCACAAGAAGGAATTAGATTGAGGTTAGAAATTGCCGAAAAATATATGGCAGAAGCGTACGACTACCTAAAGAAAGGTGATCCCATTCAAGCTTCAGAAAAAGCTTACAAGGTCGCAGAAGAAATCGTGAAAGCTTTGGCTGAGAAATTTAAAACAGAAGAATATAGACAAGCTATTGTTGAAGGCAGATGGTATACGTATCTGCTTGCAAGCACCACTAATGACTTGTCAAAGAGAGTAGGTGATTGGATTTCCGATGGATGGAATGCAGGTTATGTCTTACATGTTTGGGGATTCCATGAAGGTAAATTGAGCGTTGATAAGATTATTGTAAACATCGAGAAAATTAAAAAAATGTTAGAAAATGCAAAGAATATATTAATGTCTTGA
- a CDS encoding PIN domain-containing protein produces MEKSVIVDTYTILAMAYGELTKRGEEVMSGIRSGIYEGVIPSTVVFEFIVHWLRSKIPSLKSIDEARTFLFTYFKVNELTSDDFIESAKIKKEGDEILAKEMNGRRLSIVDSTIIHLAKKLGVGIITGDKDLTLVARKLGVEIIW; encoded by the coding sequence TTGGAAAAGAGCGTAATAGTTGATACGTATACTATATTGGCAATGGCATATGGTGAGTTAACAAAGAGAGGAGAAGAGGTTATGTCTGGTATAAGGAGTGGTATATATGAGGGAGTAATCCCTTCTACTGTAGTTTTTGAATTTATTGTGCATTGGCTTAGGAGTAAAATTCCCTCCCTTAAGTCCATAGATGAAGCCAGAACATTTCTTTTCACTTATTTTAAGGTTAATGAGTTGACTTCTGACGATTTTATCGAAAGTGCTAAAATTAAGAAGGAGGGTGACGAAATCTTAGCAAAGGAAATGAATGGAAGAAGGTTAAGTATAGTTGACTCCACAATAATTCATTTGGCCAAGAAATTAGGCGTAGGAATAATAACTGGAGATAAAGATCTCACTCTAGTTGCGAGGAAGTTAGGGGTAGAAATTATTTGGTAA
- a CDS encoding AbrB/MazE/SpoVT family DNA-binding domain-containing protein gives MEVRVKVNKKGIIIIPKAIREEVRINEGDIVEMRTEGGKIIIEKIDLWNKVWKCCKGSAEDAERELDEEEEEFWKRA, from the coding sequence ATGGAAGTTAGGGTAAAGGTTAATAAGAAGGGTATTATAATAATTCCTAAAGCCATAAGAGAAGAGGTCAGAATTAATGAGGGTGATATTGTAGAGATGAGAACAGAGGGGGGTAAGATAATTATTGAGAAAATAGATTTATGGAATAAGGTGTGGAAATGTTGTAAGGGGTCTGCTGAAGATGCTGAAAGGGAATTAGATGAGGAGGAAGAGGAATTTTGGAAAAGAGCGTAA
- a CDS encoding PD-(D/E)XK nuclease family protein gives MSLEEEIKKVLLNNPSILVDVLTAKPEIVYQVLARITPWQNLATKQDIERLDRTINEIKNTMATKQDIERLDKEIEETKKIMATKQELEEIKNVMATKEDLKGMATKEDLKTMATKEDLKRLETIITGLGARWGIMNEDSFRQGVGELLSNSGWKVSREVLYDRDGYVYDEPSDVEYDIVIKDGSVILVEITSSLKRGDLPTIKRKKEFYEKVKNIKVNLVYVITPFIHDRYPERVKAMAKDMGIEIIYPSS, from the coding sequence GTGAGTTTGGAAGAAGAAATTAAAAAAGTACTGCTTAATAATCCATCGATATTAGTGGACGTTCTAACTGCTAAACCAGAAATAGTTTATCAAGTTTTAGCTAGGATAACTCCGTGGCAAAACTTAGCTACTAAGCAAGATATTGAAAGACTAGATAGGACCATCAATGAAATTAAGAACACAATGGCTACTAAGCAAGATATTGAAAGACTAGATAAGGAGATTGAGGAAACCAAGAAAATAATGGCTACTAAGCAAGAGTTAGAGGAAATTAAGAATGTGATGGCTACAAAAGAAGACTTGAAGGGAATGGCTACTAAGGAGGATCTAAAGACGATGGCTACAAAAGAAGACTTGAAGAGATTAGAAACTATTATTACTGGTCTTGGGGCTAGATGGGGAATTATGAATGAGGATTCCTTTAGGCAAGGGGTTGGTGAGCTTTTGAGTAATAGTGGTTGGAAGGTTTCTAGGGAAGTCCTTTATGATAGGGATGGATATGTTTATGATGAGCCTTCTGATGTTGAATATGATATTGTAATTAAAGACGGTAGTGTTATATTGGTTGAAATCACTTCCTCTTTAAAAAGAGGGGACTTACCAACAATAAAGAGGAAGAAGGAGTTCTATGAAAAAGTTAAGAATATTAAGGTTAATTTAGTTTATGTTATAACACCATTTATTCATGATAGGTATCCTGAAAGAGTTAAGGCAATGGCTAAGGATATGGGGATAGAAATAATATACCCCTCAAGCTGA
- a CDS encoding fumarylacetoacetate hydrolase family protein, with amino-acid sequence MAKYVSFYVGNVRKLGVVEGDHVYEIRDFGKEEPKGSAYKLGEIVFDIPIQPSAIICTLVNTPRVVGVSTKEEAREMIKSPKFFLKLPTVAIAHKQPILSPEDAIRPEVEIGIIIKTKMKDVPRRNIKDYILGYTVFNDITYPPGTKEDFFYAMRRDPADGVIKKTLYRGTHFRNKVRDTFAPMGPYIVTEEEIGDVNSLRMRSYYNNELIQDGYSSEFIFSIEEILEELSKIVTIPPLSVVSTGSVGYTKAQDASEFHLKPIENALMVAEVEKIGRLENPIKIYKFSLK; translated from the coding sequence ATGGCGAAATATGTTTCGTTTTATGTGGGAAACGTTAGAAAGCTTGGAGTAGTTGAGGGAGATCACGTATACGAGATAAGGGATTTCGGAAAGGAGGAGCCAAAGGGAAGTGCATATAAGTTAGGTGAGATAGTTTTTGATATACCTATACAGCCTTCAGCAATAATATGCACATTAGTTAACACTCCAAGAGTGGTCGGAGTTAGTACTAAGGAAGAGGCTAGGGAGATGATTAAGAGCCCAAAGTTCTTCTTGAAACTACCCACTGTTGCTATCGCTCATAAACAACCAATACTATCACCAGAGGATGCCATACGTCCAGAGGTCGAAATAGGAATAATAATAAAAACCAAGATGAAAGATGTGCCGAGGAGAAATATAAAGGATTACATTTTGGGTTATACAGTGTTTAACGACATTACTTACCCGCCCGGTACAAAAGAGGATTTCTTCTACGCAATGAGGAGAGATCCAGCTGATGGTGTAATAAAGAAGACGTTGTATAGGGGTACGCACTTTAGGAATAAGGTTAGGGACACTTTCGCACCAATGGGGCCATACATCGTTACAGAGGAAGAAATTGGTGATGTTAATTCCTTGAGGATGAGGAGTTACTATAACAACGAACTAATTCAAGATGGTTATTCTAGCGAATTCATATTCTCTATCGAGGAAATTTTAGAGGAGTTATCAAAAATAGTAACGATTCCACCTTTAAGCGTAGTTTCCACGGGAAGTGTTGGATACACTAAAGCTCAAGATGCATCTGAATTTCACTTAAAGCCAATAGAGAATGCCTTAATGGTTGCTGAAGTTGAGAAGATAGGTAGGTTGGAAAATCCAATAAAAATTTATAAATTTAGTTTGAAATGA